The nucleotide sequence CCTCCGCGAACACCAGGGCGGCGGCATCCAGCAGCTTCTGCCGGGTCGCCTCGCGCCGACGCGAGGTGCCGGTCGCTTCGGCCACGGGGGTGTCGGTCATCGATCCTCCATCTCGTCCAGTCTCACACGCATTACTCAGGTTCAGACCACGAGTCCGCCCTACGATACACTCATGTATCCGATACAGCGCTGTATCGACGGTTCCCGAACTCTCCACCCGTAACCGGAGGCGCTGTTGTCGACTCTTCTGTACGCGCTCGGCCGCTGGACCTACCGCCACCCGTGGCGGGTGCTGGTCTCGTGGTTGCTCCTGCTGTTGATCGCCCTCGGCTTCGCCGCACCCCACCTGGGCGGCACCGACAACTCCTTCACGATCCCCGGCACCGAGGCGCAGGAGGGCATCGAGCTGCTCGACCGCAGCTTCCCCCAGGCGAGCGGCACGAGCGCGCAGCTCGTCATCGTGACGGCGGACGGCGACCGGATCGACGAGGAGCCGTACGCGGGCGCGATCGACGACACGGTCGCGCACCTCGAAGACCTCGACGCCGTCTTGGCGGTGACCGATCCATTCAACGAGATGGTCACGGGCATGGTGTCGGACGACGAGTCCGCCGCGATCATCCGACTGCAGTTCGACGGCCAGGCCACGGATGTCTCCTTCGAGACGAAGGAAGGCCTCGAAGACGTCGCCGACGACCTGCGCGAGACGCTCCCCGAGGGCTCGCAGGTCGCCATGGGCGGCGACCTCTTCTCGACGTCGGTGCCTGCGCTCTCCCTCATCGAGGCGGTCGGCGTGCTCATCGCGCTGTTCGTGCTCATCGTCACGTTCCGCTCGTTCGCGGTGGCGTGGTTCCCGCTCGTGTCCGCGCTCATCGGGGTCGGCCTCGCGATCGCGCTCATCTTCGTCGCCACCGCGTTCGTCTCGGTGTCGTCGACCACCCCCATGCTCGCGATCATGCTGGGGCTCGCGGTCGGCATCGACTACGCCCTGTTCATCGTCGCGCGACATCAGGACCAGGTGCGCGCCGGGATCGAGCCCGAGGAGTCCGCCGCGCGCGCGACCGGTACGGCCGGCTCCGCCGTCGTGTTCGCCGGCATCACGGTGCTCATCGCCCTCATCGGCCTCGGCTTCGCCGGCATCCCCTTCCTCACCACGATGGGCATCGCCGCCGCCGTCGCGGTCGCGATCGCGGTGGTCGTCGCGATCACCCTGACGCCCGCCCTCCTCGGCTTCGCGAAGCACCGCGTGGCCGGCTGGGGCCACGGCAAGAAGCGGAGAGGGATGCCGCTTCCCGGCGCCCGTCGCTCCGCGACGCCCGAAGCCGAGAGCGAGGCAGAGACTGCGGACGCCGACGTCTCGGCGGGTGACCGCGCCGAAACGGCACTCGCAGACCACGCGCCGGCGAAGCGGACGAACCGCTGGGTGCAGCTGGTCACCAAGCACCCGATCGTCACCACCATCGCGGTCGTCCTCACCCTCGGCGTCATGGCGATCCCCGCCGCGAGCCTCGCGCTGGCGCTGCCGAACGCCGGCCAGCAGCCGGAGTCGAGCCAGGCGCGTCAGGCGTACGACCTCACGGCCGAGCACTTCGGGCCGGGGTCGAACGGTCCGCTCATCATGACGGGGACGATCGTCACGTCGACGGATCCGCTCGGACTCCTGGGCGATCTGAAGGCCGAGATCGAGAAGGTGCCGGGCGTGAAGGAGGTCGCGCTCGCGACGCCGAACGAGACGGCCGACACCGGGCTCATCCAGATCGTGCCCGAGACCGCGCCCGACGACCCGGCGACCGCCCAGCTCGTGCGCGACCTGCGCGCGCTGGCCCCGGAGCTCGAGGAGGAGTACGGCGTCGACCTCAAGGTGACCGGCTTCACGGCGGTCGGCATCGACATCTCGGACCGCCTGGGTGCCGCCCTGCTGCCGTTCGGCGTCTTCGTCGTGGGTCTGTCGCTCGTGCTCCTCATGATCGTGTTCCGCTCGATCTGGGTGCCGATCAAGGCCGCCCTCGGCTACCTGCTGTCGGTGATGGCAGCGTTCGGTGTCGTCGCCGCCGTGTTCGAGTGGGGCTGGGGCGCCGAGCTGCTGCACGTGGACCGCACGGGCCCGGTGATCAGCTTCATGCCCATCATCCTCATGGGCGTGCTGTTCGGCCTGGCGATGGACTACGAGGTCTTCCTCGTCAGCCGCATGCGCGAGGACTACGTGCACGCCCGCCGCGCCGCCGGCGGCCACGCCACGCGCGGCGGCCGCGACATCGCGGTCGGCGCCGTGCGCTCGGGCTTCACGGCCTCGGCACGCGTGGTCACCGCGGCGGCCGTCATCATGTTCGCGGTGTTCGCGGCCTTCGTGCCCGAGGGCGACTCGTCGATCAAGCCCATCGCACTGGGCCTCGCCGTCGGCATCGCCGTCGACGCGTTCCTCGTGCGCATGACGCTCGTGCCGGCCATCATGGCGCTGCTCGGCGACAAGGCCTGGTGGATGCCGCGCTGGCTCGAGCGGGTCCTCCCCCACTTCGACATCGAGGGCGAGGCCGTCGAGCGCGAGCTGTCGCTCGCCGAATGGCCGGAGCGGGACACGACCGCCGTGGTCGTCGGCGACGGCGTCGCCGTGCGTGCGGACGCGGGCGGCTCGGCCGGCGAGGTCGTGCTGTTCGAGGATGCGGCGTTCCGCGTCGAGCCCGGCGGCACGCTCATCGCGACCGGCGACCCCCGCGCCGCACGGGCCTTCGCGCTCACGATCGCGGCGCGGCTCGCCACCACCGACGGACGCCTGCGCGTCGCCGGCCACCTGCTCCCCGAACGCGGGCCCTGGGTGCGCGCGCACGTCGGTCTGGCGCTCCTCGCCGACGCCGACGATCGCGTGCCGGCGCTGCGCCGCGCGCTCGCCGGCAAGGCGAGCCTCGTCGTGATCGAAGGCGTCGATGCGCTCGATCACGCGGAGCGCGACCAGGCCGCCGCACTGCTGCGAGACGCGGCCGCCGCGCTCGCTGCGGGCGACGAGCGTCTGACGCTCGTCGTGACCGGTCGCACCGAGAGCGCCGCCCTCGCCCTCCTCGCGGACGCGCACCGCCCCGACGTGACCTCGATCACGCTGCGCTCCGCCACCGCCCAGACCACCCCCACCGCAGAGGTGAACGCATGACCCCGACCTGGATCACCACGGCCGTCGAGCGCGCGCGCTCGACCCGGCCCGTCACGTGGCTGACGCTGATCGGCGTGCTGCTGCTGCCGGTCGTCATCGGCGGCATCCTGGTGGCCGCCCTGTACAACCCCGTGGAGCGGCTCGACAGCCTGACCGCCGCCGTCGTGAACGAGGACGAGCCGGTCACGGTCGACGGGCAGCTGGTGCCGCTCGGCCGCCAGCTGACCGCCGGGCTCGTCGAGGGCTCGGACGACCTCGACAGCAACCTCACCTGGACGCTCTCGAACGCGGATGACGCGGCTGCCGGCCTCGCGGACGGCACCTACGCCGCCGTCATCACGATCCCCGAGAACTTCACGGCCGCCGCCCTGTCGACCCGGCCGGGCGAGGAGCCCGAGCAGGCCACGATCGAGGTGACGACGCCGCCCGACAGCCTCATCGTCGACGACGCCATCACCGCGCAGGTCGCCTCCGCTGCGGCCTCGACCATGGGCGCGCAGCTGTCGACCGTCTACCTCGAGAACGTCTTCCTCGGCTTCACCACGCTGGGCGACCAGCTCGGCACCGCGGCCGACGGCGCGCAGCAGCTCGCCGACGGCGCGACCCAGGCCGCCGACGGCGCCGCGCAGCTGCCCGACGGCATCTCGCAGCTCGCGGACGGCAACGAGCAGCTGGCGAGCGGCGCATCGCAGCTCGCGAGCGGCGCGGGGCAGATCGCGGGCGGCGCGACGTCGCTCCAGTCGGGGCTCACGACGATCGCAGGCAAGACGCGTGAAGCGTCCGCCGGGGCGCAGCAGATCGCGGACGGCGTGAACGCCGGCGCAGCGCAGCTCGAGCAGACCGGGCTCGTACCCACCGAGGTGTCTGATCCCCTGGACCTCTCGGCGCAGGCCGCTGCCGGAGTGCTGCAGCTCGCGAACGGCTGCGTCGCAAGCGGTGCGTCCGCGACGTACTGCCAGACCCTCGTGGAGGCGGCGACGGGCGCCGACCTCGCCGCGAAGGGTTCCGTGTTTGCGGTCGACCAGTTCAACGCCGGCGCGACTGCGAAGCTCACCGCCCAGTTCCGCGAGATCGGCACCGGCGTCGGCACGCTCGCGGGCGGTCTCACCCAGCTCGCGGGCGGCATCGACCAGTCGGCGGCGGGCGCGGGGCAGCTGGCGACCGGCGTGACCGGCATCCAGAGCGGTGCCGACGGGCTCTCCGACGGCGCATCGCAGCTCGCGTCCGGCGCGACCCAGGCCGCCGACGGGGCCACGAGCCTCGCCGACGGCGTGGCCCAGCTGGCGGACGGCACCGGCGAGCTCGCGACCGGGCTGGCCACGGCATCCGATTCCCTCCCGTCGTACACCGACGACGAGGCCACCGACCTTGCCACCGTGGTGGCGAACCCCGTCGAGGCGGAGGGCGTGGGCACGTCCCTGTTCGGCGCCTCCGCGATCCCGCTGCTCGCGACCCTCGCACTGTGGTTCGGCGGACTCGGCACGTTCGTCGCGCTGCAGGCCGTGTCGCGACGCGCGCTGACGTCGCGGCAGCCCTCGGCGCTGCTCGCGCTGCGCTCGTTCGCCCCGGCGGCGGCGCTCGGCGCCGTGCAGGGCATGCT is from Microbacterium sp. LWH3-1.2 and encodes:
- a CDS encoding MMPL family transporter codes for the protein MSTLLYALGRWTYRHPWRVLVSWLLLLLIALGFAAPHLGGTDNSFTIPGTEAQEGIELLDRSFPQASGTSAQLVIVTADGDRIDEEPYAGAIDDTVAHLEDLDAVLAVTDPFNEMVTGMVSDDESAAIIRLQFDGQATDVSFETKEGLEDVADDLRETLPEGSQVAMGGDLFSTSVPALSLIEAVGVLIALFVLIVTFRSFAVAWFPLVSALIGVGLAIALIFVATAFVSVSSTTPMLAIMLGLAVGIDYALFIVARHQDQVRAGIEPEESAARATGTAGSAVVFAGITVLIALIGLGFAGIPFLTTMGIAAAVAVAIAVVVAITLTPALLGFAKHRVAGWGHGKKRRGMPLPGARRSATPEAESEAETADADVSAGDRAETALADHAPAKRTNRWVQLVTKHPIVTTIAVVLTLGVMAIPAASLALALPNAGQQPESSQARQAYDLTAEHFGPGSNGPLIMTGTIVTSTDPLGLLGDLKAEIEKVPGVKEVALATPNETADTGLIQIVPETAPDDPATAQLVRDLRALAPELEEEYGVDLKVTGFTAVGIDISDRLGAALLPFGVFVVGLSLVLLMIVFRSIWVPIKAALGYLLSVMAAFGVVAAVFEWGWGAELLHVDRTGPVISFMPIILMGVLFGLAMDYEVFLVSRMREDYVHARRAAGGHATRGGRDIAVGAVRSGFTASARVVTAAAVIMFAVFAAFVPEGDSSIKPIALGLAVGIAVDAFLVRMTLVPAIMALLGDKAWWMPRWLERVLPHFDIEGEAVERELSLAEWPERDTTAVVVGDGVAVRADAGGSAGEVVLFEDAAFRVEPGGTLIATGDPRAARAFALTIAARLATTDGRLRVAGHLLPERGPWVRAHVGLALLADADDRVPALRRALAGKASLVVIEGVDALDHAERDQAAALLRDAAAALAAGDERLTLVVTGRTESAALALLADAHRPDVTSITLRSATAQTTPTAEVNA
- a CDS encoding YhgE/Pip domain-containing protein, which codes for MTPTWITTAVERARSTRPVTWLTLIGVLLLPVVIGGILVAALYNPVERLDSLTAAVVNEDEPVTVDGQLVPLGRQLTAGLVEGSDDLDSNLTWTLSNADDAAAGLADGTYAAVITIPENFTAAALSTRPGEEPEQATIEVTTPPDSLIVDDAITAQVASAAASTMGAQLSTVYLENVFLGFTTLGDQLGTAADGAQQLADGATQAADGAAQLPDGISQLADGNEQLASGASQLASGAGQIAGGATSLQSGLTTIAGKTREASAGAQQIADGVNAGAAQLEQTGLVPTEVSDPLDLSAQAAAGVLQLANGCVASGASATYCQTLVEAATGADLAAKGSVFAVDQFNAGATAKLTAQFREIGTGVGTLAGGLTQLAGGIDQSAAGAGQLATGVTGIQSGADGLSDGASQLASGATQAADGATSLADGVAQLADGTGELATGLATASDSLPSYTDDEATDLATVVANPVEAEGVGTSLFGASAIPLLATLALWFGGLGTFVALQAVSRRALTSRQPSALLALRSFAPAAALGAVQGMLVAGVVQLAASYAWADWWVFALVAVVAGIAFAAVNQALMAVFGGAGRWIAALIGVFAVATGVVSTVPGVLSGVAALLPTGPAYNGMLAALTSASGLGAAIAGLAVWTLLALGATILAVARRRSTSARALLKAAPATA